A portion of the Streptococcus sp. Marseille-Q6470 genome contains these proteins:
- a CDS encoding undecaprenyl-diphosphate phosphatase, whose amino-acid sequence MYFFEILKSIFFGIVEGITEWLPISSTGHLILAEEFIQYKDQNEAFMSMFNVVIQLGAILAVMVIYFNKLNPFKPGKDKVQVRKTWQLWSKVFVATLPLLLVFKFDDWFDTHFHNMVSVAIMLIVYGVAFIFLEKRNKAQAIEPTVTELDKLPYKTALYIGLFQVLALLPGTSRSGATIVGGLLNGTSRSVVTEFTFYLGIPVMFGASALKIFKFIKAGEVLSFGQFFLLLVAMVVAFAVSMVAIRFLTSYVKKHDFTVFGKYRIVLGSVLLLYSFVRLFV is encoded by the coding sequence ATGTATTTTTTTGAAATTTTAAAATCAATCTTTTTTGGTATTGTTGAAGGAATTACGGAATGGTTGCCGATTTCAAGTACTGGTCACTTGATTTTAGCAGAAGAGTTTATCCAGTATAAAGATCAAAATGAAGCCTTCATGTCTATGTTTAACGTAGTCATTCAGCTGGGTGCAATCTTAGCCGTTATGGTTATCTACTTTAACAAGCTTAATCCCTTCAAACCAGGTAAGGATAAGGTACAAGTTCGTAAAACTTGGCAGTTATGGTCCAAAGTTTTTGTTGCGACTTTACCTCTGCTTCTAGTCTTTAAGTTTGATGATTGGTTTGACACTCACTTTCACAATATGGTATCAGTAGCCATTATGTTGATTGTTTATGGGGTTGCCTTTATCTTTCTTGAAAAACGCAACAAAGCGCAAGCAATTGAGCCAACAGTCACTGAGTTAGACAAATTACCGTATAAAACAGCCCTCTATATTGGACTTTTCCAAGTCTTGGCCCTTTTGCCAGGTACTAGTCGTTCAGGTGCCACTATCGTAGGTGGTTTGTTGAACGGTACTAGTCGTTCAGTGGTGACTGAATTTACCTTCTATCTAGGAATTCCAGTTATGTTTGGAGCCAGCGCTTTGAAGATTTTTAAATTTATCAAAGCGGGAGAAGTGTTGAGCTTTGGTCAATTCTTCTTGCTCTTGGTAGCTATGGTAGTTGCTTTTGCAGTCAGCATGGTTGCTATTCGTTTCTTAACCAGCTATGTCAAAAAACACGACTTTACAGTGTTTGGTAAATACCGTATTGTTCTTGGTAGTGTCTTACTACTTTATAGCTTTGTTCGATTATTTGTATAA